One window from the genome of Cyclobacterium amurskyense encodes:
- a CDS encoding sodium:solute symporter family protein, with protein sequence MSIIDLSIFIVYMLLMLGVGFYFMRKNTGQDDYYVGGRNIGSWHIGLSVVATDVGGGFSVGLGGLGFMMGLSGSWMLFTGLLGAWLAAVFLIPKVRANPAFEKFYTLPQIFQHLFDKKVGIAAAIISFVGYLGFTSSQLLAGAKLASGTFPTLDLNMALLIMGIIAVVYTVLGGLKAVIYTDTIQWIVLMAGFIFIGLPVSYYHVGGWEVIRNTLPDEYFSLTNIKWQDLANWGITILPIWFVGMTLYQRIFASTDVKSAKKAWFIAGLFEWPIMAFMGVSLGLLAKVAFEQGLIVEGLETLDPEMGLPILLSTVLPPGIMGLMMSAYFSAVLSTADSCLMAASGNLTTDIFGRFLKTKNDQYVMRMSQFFTLLIGVIALIIALQMTNVLELMLYSYAFMVSGLFVPIIAGLFWNMRSPMAALVSMVIGGGTTAVLSVLELSLPFGLDPNFFGVFASLAVFLLVYKINN encoded by the coding sequence ATGTCAATTATAGATTTATCTATTTTTATTGTCTACATGCTATTGATGCTCGGTGTAGGCTTTTATTTTATGAGAAAAAATACTGGGCAGGACGACTATTATGTTGGTGGTAGAAATATAGGGAGCTGGCATATTGGGCTTTCTGTAGTTGCCACTGATGTAGGCGGTGGCTTTTCAGTTGGACTAGGTGGTTTGGGTTTCATGATGGGGCTCTCAGGTAGTTGGATGTTGTTTACGGGGCTGTTGGGAGCTTGGTTAGCCGCAGTATTTTTGATTCCCAAAGTAAGGGCCAATCCTGCTTTTGAAAAATTTTACACCTTGCCCCAGATCTTTCAGCATTTGTTTGATAAAAAAGTAGGAATCGCTGCTGCCATAATTTCCTTTGTGGGTTATCTTGGGTTTACTTCCTCTCAACTTCTTGCAGGAGCCAAATTAGCTTCTGGTACCTTTCCAACCTTAGATTTAAACATGGCCTTACTTATCATGGGCATCATTGCAGTGGTTTATACTGTATTGGGTGGTCTTAAAGCTGTGATATATACGGATACTATACAATGGATTGTGTTAATGGCGGGCTTTATATTTATAGGTTTGCCGGTCTCTTATTATCATGTTGGTGGATGGGAAGTTATTAGAAACACCCTTCCAGATGAATATTTCTCTTTGACCAATATAAAATGGCAGGATCTTGCCAATTGGGGCATTACCATACTACCGATTTGGTTTGTTGGGATGACCCTTTATCAAAGGATATTTGCTAGTACAGACGTAAAGTCGGCCAAGAAAGCATGGTTTATTGCAGGTTTGTTTGAATGGCCTATCATGGCTTTTATGGGTGTGTCTTTAGGTCTTTTGGCTAAGGTCGCGTTTGAACAAGGACTTATTGTAGAAGGTCTTGAAACGTTGGATCCGGAAATGGGATTACCTATTTTATTAAGTACTGTTTTGCCTCCGGGTATAATGGGGTTGATGATGTCTGCCTATTTTTCTGCAGTGCTTTCTACGGCTGATTCTTGTCTTATGGCTGCATCAGGAAATCTTACTACCGATATATTCGGTCGATTTTTGAAGACAAAAAACGATCAATACGTAATGCGGATGAGTCAGTTCTTTACATTGCTCATTGGAGTTATTGCATTAATTATAGCCTTACAAATGACCAATGTGTTAGAACTCATGTTATATTCCTATGCTTTTATGGTTTCCGGATTATTCGTTCCCATTATTGCAGGCCTTTTTTGGAACATGCGCTCTCCCATGGCTGCCTTGGTATCCATGGTGATAGGGGGAGGAACAACAGCTGTTCTGTCTGTTTTGGAGCTTTCACTGCCATTTGGTCTTGATCCCAACTTTTTTGGGGTATTTGCATCTTTAGCAGTGTTTTTGCTTGTATACAAGATTAATAATTGA
- a CDS encoding succinate dehydrogenase/fumarate reductase iron-sulfur subunit yields MNLTLKVWRQKNPSDKGGFKDYKLSGISSDMSFLEMLDVLNEDLSEKGEDPVHFDHDCREGICGMCSLYINGQPHGPTQTTTCQLHMRSFKDGDTITIEPWRANAFPIIKDLVVDRSSFDRIIQSGGYVSVNTGGVPDANEIPIPKIIADEAFDSATCIGCGACVAACKNASAMLFVSAKVSQLALLPQGKVEKRERAEKMVAQMDSEGFGACTNTGACSAECPKEIDLSNIARLNREYFAASLSTEES; encoded by the coding sequence ATGAATCTTACATTAAAAGTGTGGAGGCAGAAAAACCCATCTGATAAAGGGGGCTTTAAAGATTATAAATTAAGTGGAATTTCTTCAGACATGTCTTTCTTGGAAATGTTAGACGTTTTGAATGAAGACCTTTCAGAAAAGGGAGAAGATCCTGTTCATTTTGATCATGATTGTAGGGAAGGAATTTGTGGCATGTGTTCATTGTATATCAATGGGCAGCCTCATGGACCAACACAAACAACCACCTGCCAATTGCATATGCGTTCTTTTAAGGATGGAGATACCATCACTATAGAACCTTGGAGAGCCAATGCATTTCCAATAATCAAGGATTTGGTAGTGGACAGAAGTTCTTTCGATAGAATTATTCAGTCTGGAGGTTATGTATCTGTCAATACTGGTGGTGTACCTGATGCAAACGAGATTCCTATTCCAAAAATAATTGCGGATGAGGCTTTCGATTCGGCTACATGTATTGGTTGTGGGGCTTGTGTAGCTGCATGTAAGAATGCTTCGGCCATGCTTTTTGTGTCTGCTAAAGTTTCTCAATTGGCCTTGTTACCTCAAGGAAAAGTGGAGAAAAGAGAGCGCGCTGAGAAAATGGTCGCTCAGATGGATAGTGAAGGATTTGGAGCTTGTACAAATACAGGCGCATGTTCTGCAGAATGTCCTAAGGAAATTGACCTAAGCAATATTGCGAGACTAAATAGAGAGTATTTCGCAGCGTCTCTGAGTACAGAGGAAAGTTGA
- a CDS encoding fumarate reductase/succinate dehydrogenase flavoprotein subunit, translated as MKLDSKIPNGPLAEKWTNHKFNVKLVNPANKRKYNIIVVGTGLAGASAAASLAELGYNVQAFCFQDSPRRAHSIAAQGGINAAKNYQNDGDSVYRLFYDTIKGGDYRSREANVYRLAQVSVNIIDQCVAQGVPFAREYGGLLANRSFGGAQVSRTFYARGQTGQQLLLGAYSALSRQVANGKVKLYPRTEMMDVVTVDGKAKGIVTRNLITGAIESHSGDAVLLCTGGYGNVFFLSTNAMGSNVTAAWRAHKKGAYFSNPCYTQIHPTCIPVSGDHQSKLTLMSESLRNDGRVWVPKTVEMAEKLRKKEIAPKDIKDEDRDYYLETKYPSFGNLVPRDVASRNAKYVCDEGRGVNETGEAVFLDFRDAILRDGEDAVKGKYGNLFDMYEKITGENPYKTPMKIYPAVHYTMGGLWVDYNLMTNVSGLYALGEANFSDHGANRLGASALMQGLADGYFVIPYTLGDYLAGIPNEKVSVDHPEFKKCEDEVKAKIQKLLSINGNKTVDHFHKKLGKIMWNHCGMARNAAGLTKAKELIKELKKEFWSDVKVLGTGEELNLSLEKAHRVADFLELGELMVVDALHREESCGGHFRDEHQTPEGEALRDDENFAYVAAWEYAGEGKEEVLNKEELVFENVKLTQRSYK; from the coding sequence ATGAAACTTGATTCAAAAATACCCAATGGTCCTTTGGCTGAAAAATGGACCAACCATAAGTTTAATGTGAAATTGGTCAATCCGGCCAATAAAAGAAAATACAATATTATAGTAGTAGGTACTGGCTTGGCTGGAGCTTCTGCTGCAGCCTCACTTGCTGAGTTGGGTTATAATGTTCAGGCTTTCTGTTTTCAGGATAGCCCAAGAAGAGCACACTCAATAGCCGCTCAGGGAGGTATCAATGCTGCTAAGAATTATCAAAATGACGGTGATTCTGTTTACCGATTGTTTTATGACACCATAAAAGGTGGCGATTATCGTTCAAGAGAAGCTAATGTTTATCGTTTGGCGCAGGTATCTGTCAATATTATTGATCAGTGCGTGGCCCAAGGAGTTCCTTTTGCAAGAGAATACGGTGGTTTGCTTGCCAACCGTTCCTTCGGTGGTGCTCAGGTTTCCCGTACATTCTATGCAAGGGGCCAAACTGGGCAACAATTACTATTGGGAGCCTATTCGGCACTAAGTCGACAGGTAGCCAATGGTAAGGTGAAGTTATATCCTCGTACAGAAATGATGGATGTAGTGACCGTCGATGGCAAAGCCAAAGGAATTGTTACAAGGAATCTGATTACAGGAGCGATTGAGTCTCATAGTGGAGATGCTGTCTTACTTTGTACAGGAGGTTATGGGAATGTATTTTTCCTTTCAACCAACGCTATGGGATCAAATGTTACCGCTGCCTGGAGAGCACATAAAAAAGGAGCTTACTTTAGCAACCCTTGTTATACACAGATACACCCTACTTGTATTCCGGTTTCCGGGGATCATCAGTCGAAGTTAACCCTTATGTCAGAGTCCTTAAGGAACGATGGCAGGGTATGGGTACCTAAGACGGTAGAGATGGCTGAAAAGTTAAGGAAAAAGGAAATAGCACCTAAAGACATTAAAGATGAGGACAGAGACTATTACCTTGAAACAAAATACCCTTCTTTTGGTAATTTAGTACCTAGGGATGTTGCTTCTCGTAATGCGAAGTACGTTTGTGATGAAGGAAGAGGTGTAAACGAAACAGGCGAAGCAGTATTCCTGGACTTCAGAGACGCCATTTTACGTGATGGAGAAGATGCGGTAAAAGGCAAATATGGTAACCTGTTTGATATGTATGAGAAGATCACAGGAGAAAATCCATACAAAACACCGATGAAAATATACCCAGCTGTTCACTACACTATGGGCGGTCTTTGGGTAGATTATAATCTAATGACAAATGTGTCAGGATTGTACGCACTTGGTGAAGCCAATTTCTCCGATCACGGAGCCAATAGATTGGGAGCTTCTGCACTTATGCAAGGTTTAGCTGACGGTTATTTTGTTATACCTTACACGCTAGGTGATTATTTGGCTGGAATTCCAAATGAAAAGGTTTCGGTTGATCATCCTGAGTTCAAGAAGTGTGAGGATGAAGTAAAAGCGAAAATCCAGAAATTATTAAGTATCAATGGTAATAAAACAGTAGATCATTTCCATAAAAAATTGGGTAAGATCATGTGGAACCATTGTGGAATGGCTAGAAATGCTGCCGGACTTACCAAAGCCAAAGAATTGATCAAAGAATTGAAAAAGGAATTCTGGTCGGATGTGAAAGTTTTGGGTACAGGAGAAGAGCTTAACCTTTCTTTAGAAAAAGCACACAGAGTGGCAGATTTTCTAGAATTGGGAGAGTTAATGGTGGTTGATGCGCTTCATAGAGAAGAGTCTTGTGGCGGTCACTTTAGAGATGAACACCAAACGCCAGAGGGCGAAGCTTTGAGGGACGATGAAAATTTCGCCTATGTAGCTGCTTGGGAGTATGCAGGAGAAGGGAAAGAAGAAGTCTTGAATAAAGAGGAGCTTGTTTTTGAAAATGTTAAGCTTACACAGAGAAGCTACAAATAA
- a CDS encoding succinate dehydrogenase cytochrome b subunit, whose translation MSWVSKTLNSTLGRKLLMALTGLFLILFLVVHLAGNLQLIIPDGGKSFNIYAETMASNPLIRIVSILNFGFILLHAVYAVILTKHNKKSRPIGYAVSKASENSSWSSRSMGILGTLILIFILVHLRGFWYELKFGEVPIATYDGVSYKDSFAIVSAAYQNIFYVIFYVVSMGILAFHLSHGFASAFQTLGINHKKYTPFIKKLGLAFAIIVPALFALIPIVMFIQGS comes from the coding sequence ATGAGTTGGGTATCTAAAACCTTAAATAGTACGCTGGGCAGAAAATTATTAATGGCCCTGACGGGATTATTTCTTATTTTGTTTCTGGTAGTTCACCTTGCGGGGAACTTGCAATTAATCATTCCAGACGGAGGAAAATCCTTTAACATTTACGCTGAGACAATGGCCTCGAATCCATTGATCAGAATTGTATCAATTTTAAACTTCGGTTTTATTCTTCTTCATGCGGTCTATGCCGTTATCCTTACCAAGCACAACAAAAAATCAAGACCGATTGGTTATGCCGTAAGTAAAGCTTCAGAGAATAGCTCTTGGAGTTCTAGAAGTATGGGTATTCTCGGAACTTTGATTTTGATTTTTATCCTGGTTCACTTGAGAGGTTTTTGGTATGAGTTAAAGTTTGGTGAAGTGCCAATTGCTACCTATGATGGTGTGAGTTACAAAGATAGCTTTGCCATTGTATCAGCGGCCTACCAAAACATCTTTTATGTAATTTTCTATGTTGTAAGTATGGGGATATTGGCATTTCACTTATCCCACGGTTTTGCCAGTGCTTTTCAAACTTTAGGAATTAATCATAAGAAATACACCCCTTTTATCAAAAAATTAGGATTGGCATTTGCCATTATAGTACCAGCATTATTTGCATTGATTCCCATTGTGATGTTTATTCAGGGAAGCTAA
- a CDS encoding T9SS C-terminal target domain-containing protein: protein MKYCYFLLGLMALMLVSASSQATHIRAGEIIAERVSTQTLTYKITVVGYTDTRSSVVFGPGEIDFGDGRVEVLNTESDITSTENLGNDIEKNTFVITHTYQGPGNYTIRFMEFNRNANTLNMDQSVDTPFYIETMINIDPFLGVNNSPVLTIAPVDNGAVNQTYIHNPGAYDPDGDSLAYVLDIPKQAFQRQVNNYRSPASGEFSFTKQDGSTPAILELDPITGDLIWDAPGIAGQYNIAFRIEEWRMVAGEWTRIGYVLRDMQIIIENTDNRRPELIMPDDICVEAGTEITEIFQGMDPDGDPILIEVFGDPIEITSSPASYNPISIFQSSPGVVSFRWQTVCNHVRARTYQVRVRIADDPDSGPSLIDIKTWNITVVAPPPSPFSIEQQQGRSVKLEWDPYTCANTAETMQVWRRINSDNYQPDSCETGIRSGYELVGTTSMDKVDFLDNNDNMGLSPGNTYCYRLVAAFPAPRSGESYVSNEICITIDVDVPLITNVSVEKTSTDEGEILVKWTPPYDIDTQLYPGPYTYELIRSQGFTGTNDRTSIITTSDTLFTDTNLNTENLVYNYQVVLLSQGVKTDSSNSASSVRLEPTIINEAIELKWDFTVSWNNEVDKYPHLIYRNRTDPNANEVDNFVLIGQVDVTQQGFVFLDDGSHNGIPLDTDKEYCYYVITNGDYNLDILEYPLANKSQIVCAKPDDDRLPCPPVLSYEGPECEAFLADKPCNFSDFYHDLSWVPDFSGNCDTELNGYKIYFSETGEEGTFNFVKDVSVINNETRIEGLTDLKGCYYITAIDRSGNESEPSNIVCIDNCPYYELPNVFTPNGDNVNETFQAFDNPYAKCPRFVEAVAIKIYNRWGGLVHDYNSKQASENNIYINWDGKDLNGNELPASTYYYEAIVIFDVLDETQRQKKIKGTIQLLK, encoded by the coding sequence ATGAAATATTGCTATTTTCTTTTGGGCTTGATGGCATTAATGCTAGTTTCAGCCTCTTCCCAGGCCACCCACATTCGAGCAGGAGAAATCATTGCCGAAAGGGTGTCTACTCAAACATTGACTTATAAAATCACTGTAGTAGGGTATACCGACACAAGATCTTCTGTGGTTTTTGGTCCTGGAGAAATTGATTTTGGAGATGGAAGAGTTGAGGTCCTCAATACCGAAAGTGACATTACTAGTACTGAAAATCTAGGGAATGACATTGAAAAAAACACTTTTGTAATCACCCATACTTACCAGGGCCCTGGAAATTACACCATTCGGTTTATGGAGTTCAACAGGAATGCCAATACGCTGAACATGGACCAGTCTGTAGACACTCCGTTTTATATTGAAACTATGATAAATATTGACCCCTTTTTAGGTGTCAATAACTCACCAGTACTCACAATAGCTCCTGTAGACAATGGGGCTGTAAATCAGACCTATATCCATAACCCTGGAGCTTATGACCCTGATGGGGACAGCTTGGCTTATGTGTTAGACATCCCTAAGCAAGCCTTTCAGCGACAAGTAAACAACTATAGAAGTCCTGCTTCAGGTGAATTTAGCTTTACCAAACAAGATGGTTCTACACCAGCAATATTGGAATTGGACCCTATTACCGGGGATTTGATTTGGGATGCTCCTGGTATTGCCGGTCAATACAATATAGCTTTTCGAATAGAAGAGTGGCGCATGGTAGCTGGTGAATGGACCAGAATTGGCTATGTTTTGCGGGACATGCAGATCATTATAGAAAACACGGACAACCGCAGGCCAGAATTGATAATGCCTGATGACATTTGTGTAGAAGCAGGAACTGAAATTACAGAAATCTTCCAAGGTATGGACCCTGATGGGGACCCTATTTTAATAGAAGTTTTTGGAGACCCAATTGAAATCACTTCATCTCCAGCGAGTTACAACCCTATTTCCATATTTCAATCTTCACCAGGTGTGGTCAGTTTTAGATGGCAGACGGTTTGCAATCATGTCAGAGCTAGAACCTATCAAGTAAGGGTAAGAATAGCAGATGACCCTGATTCAGGACCCTCATTGATTGACATTAAAACATGGAACATTACTGTAGTAGCTCCACCTCCAAGTCCATTTAGTATTGAGCAACAACAAGGCCGTTCAGTAAAATTAGAATGGGATCCATATACCTGTGCCAACACGGCTGAAACCATGCAGGTATGGAGAAGGATCAATAGCGACAACTACCAACCCGACTCTTGTGAAACTGGAATCAGATCAGGATATGAGCTAGTGGGCACCACATCAATGGATAAAGTAGACTTTTTGGACAACAATGACAACATGGGATTAAGTCCTGGAAATACCTACTGTTACCGATTAGTAGCAGCCTTTCCAGCCCCGAGAAGTGGGGAGAGTTATGTGTCTAACGAAATTTGCATCACTATAGACGTTGATGTGCCTCTTATCACCAATGTGAGTGTAGAGAAAACCAGTACTGATGAGGGAGAAATTTTAGTGAAATGGACCCCTCCTTATGACATTGACACGCAATTGTACCCTGGGCCATACACCTATGAACTAATTAGAAGTCAAGGGTTCACAGGAACAAATGACCGCACTTCAATAATTACCACGAGTGATACATTGTTTACCGACACCAATCTCAACACGGAGAATTTGGTTTACAATTACCAGGTAGTTCTATTGTCTCAGGGAGTAAAGACTGACTCCTCAAATTCAGCATCCTCTGTTCGTCTAGAACCAACGATCATCAACGAAGCCATTGAGTTAAAATGGGACTTTACGGTTTCCTGGAACAATGAAGTTGACAAATACCCGCATCTTATCTATAGGAACAGAACAGATCCGAATGCCAATGAAGTAGACAATTTTGTCTTAATAGGTCAGGTGGATGTTACCCAGCAAGGATTTGTATTCCTTGATGATGGAAGTCACAATGGCATTCCTTTGGATACCGACAAAGAGTATTGCTATTATGTGATTACAAATGGGGATTACAATTTAGATATATTGGAATATCCTTTGGCGAACAAATCTCAAATCGTATGTGCAAAACCTGATGATGACAGATTACCTTGCCCTCCGGTACTTTCCTATGAAGGACCTGAATGCGAGGCTTTTTTAGCCGACAAGCCATGTAACTTCAGCGACTTCTATCATGACCTTAGTTGGGTACCCGACTTTTCAGGAAACTGTGATACCGAGTTGAATGGTTATAAAATCTATTTCTCAGAAACTGGAGAAGAAGGCACTTTCAATTTTGTTAAAGATGTATCTGTAATAAACAATGAAACCAGAATAGAAGGCCTAACTGATTTAAAAGGCTGCTATTACATCACAGCCATTGACCGATCAGGAAATGAAAGCGAGCCAAGCAATATTGTTTGCATTGACAATTGTCCTTACTACGAATTACCTAATGTATTTACACCAAATGGAGACAATGTCAATGAAACTTTCCAAGCATTTGACAACCCTTATGCCAAATGTCCTAGATTTGTTGAGGCTGTAGCCATAAAGATTTACAACAGATGGGGAGGATTGGTTCATGATTACAATAGCAAACAAGCTTCCGAGAACAATATTTATATCAATTGGGATGGAAAAGATCTAAATGGGAATGAACTTCCAGCAAGCACCTATTACTATGAAGCAATTGTCATATTCGATGTCCTGGATGAAACACAGCGACAGAAGAAAATCAAAGGCACCATCCAACTTTTGAAATAA
- the fabD gene encoding ACP S-malonyltransferase, with protein sequence MVAYMFPGQGAQFPGMGKSLYESSSEAKKLFDQANEILGFRITDIMFDGTPEALKQTNVTQPAVFLHSAIAALTAPDFHPDMVAGHSLGEFSALVANKALKFEDALKLVHQRALAMQEACEINPSTMAAILGLADEKVEEICASIEGHVVVPANYNCPGQLVISGSLEGIQIACEKLKEAGAKRALPLPVGGAFHSPLMEPAKLKLEAAINSTTFSDPICPVYQNVSTTAVSEVNAIKENLIEQLTAPVKWTQSVQNMIKDGSTLFIECGPGKVLQGLVKKINKEAETKSLD encoded by the coding sequence ATGGTAGCCTATATGTTTCCGGGCCAAGGAGCCCAATTCCCAGGTATGGGAAAGTCACTTTATGAGAGCAGTTCAGAAGCCAAAAAGCTATTTGATCAGGCCAATGAAATTCTTGGTTTCCGTATTACAGACATCATGTTTGATGGTACCCCAGAAGCGTTAAAGCAAACAAATGTAACCCAACCAGCCGTTTTCCTTCATTCTGCTATAGCCGCCTTAACGGCACCTGATTTTCATCCTGACATGGTAGCGGGACATTCTTTAGGAGAGTTTTCCGCCTTAGTAGCCAACAAAGCACTGAAATTCGAAGATGCTTTAAAACTGGTTCACCAAAGAGCTTTGGCCATGCAGGAGGCTTGTGAAATCAACCCATCTACAATGGCAGCAATCCTTGGACTAGCCGATGAGAAAGTGGAAGAAATTTGCGCTTCCATAGAAGGTCATGTAGTAGTACCTGCCAATTACAACTGTCCTGGACAGTTGGTTATCTCCGGTAGCTTAGAGGGCATTCAGATCGCCTGCGAAAAACTAAAAGAAGCCGGTGCCAAGCGTGCCTTGCCATTGCCTGTAGGTGGCGCCTTCCACTCTCCATTGATGGAACCTGCCAAACTTAAACTAGAAGCGGCAATCAATTCCACCACCTTTTCTGATCCAATTTGTCCTGTATATCAAAATGTAAGCACTACTGCCGTTAGTGAGGTCAATGCGATCAAGGAAAATCTAATTGAACAGCTTACAGCTCCTGTAAAATGGACACAATCTGTACAAAACATGATCAAGGATGGATCGACTTTATTTATAGAGTGTGGCCCAGGAAAAGTATTGCAAGGTTTAGTGAAAAAGATCAATAAAGAAGCTGAGACCAAATCGCTCGATTAA
- the folK gene encoding 2-amino-4-hydroxy-6-hydroxymethyldihydropteridine diphosphokinase encodes MHQVVLSLGGNMGDRLSLLNNARELLTRQMKLERASTIYQTAAWGGNSQGAYLNQVLVLNTALGAEDCLNYIQQIENQLGRQRIMKWGDRTMDIDILYFDDEIINTERLKVPHPYLIDRNFVLVPLAEVLPDFVHPQMGKSSMVLMEECEDSLKVKQWTDLD; translated from the coding sequence ATGCACCAGGTGGTATTGAGCTTAGGCGGAAATATGGGAGATAGGCTTTCTTTGTTAAATAATGCAAGGGAACTACTTACCCGACAGATGAAATTGGAAAGAGCGTCAACAATATATCAAACAGCAGCTTGGGGAGGGAATTCGCAAGGAGCGTATCTCAATCAGGTACTTGTTTTGAATACGGCTTTGGGGGCTGAAGATTGCCTAAATTATATTCAACAAATAGAAAATCAATTGGGTAGACAACGGATTATGAAGTGGGGAGACAGAACCATGGATATAGATATTCTATATTTTGATGATGAAATAATTAATACCGAAAGATTGAAAGTGCCTCACCCTTATTTGATAGATAGAAACTTCGTATTGGTGCCTTTGGCTGAAGTTTTGCCTGACTTTGTACATCCACAGATGGGAAAGTCATCCATGGTTTTGATGGAGGAATGTGAGGATAGCTTGAAGGTCAAACAATGGACTGATTTGGATTAA
- the sppA gene encoding signal peptide peptidase SppA — protein sequence MKFLSNVLAVIVGLLIFWVAGFFILAGIIAISSSGDQATIEENSVLHIKLNGIPIVESAPDDDIGLPPLPYLGKTTTVGLNQIIKAIRTAEENDDIKGIYLESGMLTAGQAHILEIRNALSEFKESGKFIISYSEYYSEPGYFLSSVADEIYLNPIGDIEFNGFSSAPIFFKGLFEKLEIEPVIFRVGEFKSAIEPFILDKMSEENRLQTMTYLNDMNTVMIEQVANSRGLGIEEVGQINDSMLVRKPQDAMDLDLIDGLWYDDQVKARLKEKLGLEEDEDEINSIGINGINQSATSKNRLSPNTIALIIADGEIVSGEALDQISSERFLKEIRKARKNKDVKAIVIRINSPGGSVVASEVIWRELSEAQKAKPLIASMSNYAASGGYYIAAPADTIVAYPNTITGSIGIFGLWFNAKGLLNNKLGITTDEVKTGTYSNLLDPTKSIPEAEKAIMQKKVEEGYDTFISRVSEGRNMSREQVLAIAGGRVWSGKKAKENGLVDVLGDFDDAIEIAAKKAGIEEDYRLVVYPKQKSILEQLMEDMSSDVQSTYQRIKMGYSYEIFKTIEKLEKLEGRMVLLPFQSEIK from the coding sequence ATGAAATTTTTGAGCAATGTATTGGCTGTCATTGTTGGATTGCTAATTTTCTGGGTAGCTGGTTTTTTTATATTAGCTGGGATAATAGCAATAAGTTCAAGTGGTGACCAAGCGACAATTGAGGAAAATTCAGTTTTACATATAAAACTTAACGGTATACCCATTGTAGAAAGCGCCCCTGACGATGATATTGGCTTACCACCACTACCTTACCTGGGGAAGACCACCACTGTAGGGCTTAATCAAATAATAAAAGCCATCCGAACGGCTGAAGAAAACGATGACATTAAGGGTATTTATCTTGAAAGCGGAATGCTTACTGCTGGACAAGCCCATATCTTGGAAATCAGAAATGCCCTAAGTGAATTTAAGGAAAGCGGAAAATTTATTATTTCTTATTCAGAATACTATTCAGAGCCGGGATATTTTCTTAGTTCTGTAGCAGATGAAATTTACCTCAACCCAATAGGGGACATTGAATTTAACGGATTTTCCAGTGCGCCCATATTTTTTAAGGGGCTGTTTGAAAAGTTGGAGATCGAACCAGTAATTTTTAGGGTAGGTGAATTTAAAAGTGCCATTGAGCCCTTCATTTTAGACAAAATGAGTGAAGAAAACCGCCTGCAAACCATGACCTATTTAAATGACATGAATACGGTTATGATTGAGCAAGTTGCCAATAGCCGAGGTCTGGGAATTGAAGAGGTTGGACAGATAAATGACAGCATGTTGGTAAGAAAGCCTCAAGACGCCATGGATTTAGACCTGATTGATGGACTTTGGTACGATGATCAGGTAAAGGCACGCCTAAAGGAAAAACTGGGACTTGAAGAAGATGAAGACGAAATCAATAGTATAGGAATTAATGGAATCAATCAATCTGCCACGTCAAAAAACAGGCTCTCTCCAAACACCATTGCTCTGATAATTGCAGATGGGGAAATAGTAAGTGGCGAAGCCTTGGATCAAATTAGCTCTGAACGCTTTTTAAAAGAAATCAGGAAAGCAAGAAAAAACAAGGACGTTAAAGCCATCGTAATAAGGATCAATTCTCCAGGTGGATCTGTTGTCGCTTCTGAGGTAATCTGGAGGGAACTTTCGGAAGCCCAAAAAGCAAAACCTTTGATCGCATCCATGTCCAACTATGCTGCATCAGGAGGGTATTACATCGCCGCCCCAGCGGACACCATAGTGGCCTATCCCAATACCATTACTGGATCTATAGGTATTTTCGGACTATGGTTCAATGCCAAAGGATTATTAAACAACAAACTAGGCATCACTACGGATGAGGTCAAAACAGGCACCTATTCAAACTTGCTCGATCCTACCAAATCCATTCCCGAAGCAGAAAAAGCCATTATGCAAAAAAAGGTTGAAGAAGGTTATGATACTTTTATAAGCAGGGTTTCTGAAGGCAGAAACATGAGCAGGGAGCAAGTTTTAGCCATCGCAGGAGGTAGAGTTTGGTCCGGCAAAAAAGCCAAAGAAAATGGCTTGGTAGACGTGCTTGGAGATTTTGACGATGCCATAGAAATTGCTGCTAAAAAAGCCGGAATTGAGGAAGATTACAGATTAGTGGTTTACCCAAAGCAAAAGAGCATTTTAGAACAGTTAATGGAGGATATGAGTAGTGATGTACAAAGCACTTATCAACGTATCAAAATGGGCTATTCTTACGAGATTTTTAAAACCATTGAAAAACTCGAAAAATTAGAAGGAAGAATGGTTCTATTACCTTTTCAATCAGAGATAAAATAA